One window from the genome of Mucilaginibacter ginsenosidivorans encodes:
- a CDS encoding glycosyl transferase encodes MSLTGKLAYHLFYKPRSWTREVRKFGGVFNVLRIKRGRAAMKKAAAQIKRSPVPAEAFGVYFLTGKKFWPLTAFCAGSLLRHAGSGIRPVFVDDGTLDERLMTRIYLQFPGCLVKKASDIEPEMARALPPSQFPLIHEKRKTYPHIRKLTDIHAGSSGWKLVLDSDMLFFKKPAEILHWIGDPQHPLFLRDPENSYHYSAGLMEALAGHPVPTHLNVGMVGLKSDAIDWIKVERWIGALEHAEGKSYLLEQAMSAMLAAGETVTVADSSEYVVMPGKEEAERPTATLHHYVAGSKEWYYKTSWKRS; translated from the coding sequence ATGTCATTAACCGGTAAACTGGCCTATCATTTATTCTATAAACCCAGGTCCTGGACGAGGGAGGTCCGCAAATTCGGCGGGGTGTTTAACGTTTTACGCATAAAAAGGGGCCGTGCTGCGATGAAAAAAGCTGCGGCGCAGATCAAGCGTTCCCCGGTGCCGGCGGAAGCGTTCGGGGTCTATTTTTTGACGGGGAAGAAATTCTGGCCGCTCACGGCTTTCTGCGCAGGTTCCTTGTTGCGGCACGCAGGGTCAGGTATACGGCCTGTTTTCGTGGACGATGGTACACTGGACGAACGGTTGATGACGCGTATTTATCTCCAGTTCCCCGGCTGCCTGGTCAAAAAGGCTTCCGATATTGAACCGGAAATGGCCCGGGCGTTACCGCCGTCGCAATTCCCTCTTATACACGAGAAAAGAAAGACGTATCCGCATATCCGCAAGCTGACGGATATTCATGCCGGGTCGTCCGGCTGGAAGCTGGTACTGGACTCGGATATGCTTTTTTTTAAAAAACCTGCGGAAATACTGCACTGGATAGGGGATCCGCAACATCCCCTGTTTTTGCGGGACCCGGAAAATTCATACCATTACTCGGCCGGCCTGATGGAAGCGCTGGCCGGGCATCCCGTGCCAACCCACCTCAATGTCGGCATGGTTGGTTTAAAAAGCGATGCAATCGATTGGATAAAAGTGGAACGATGGATCGGCGCCCTGGAGCATGCCGAAGGGAAAAGCTACCTGCTGGAGCAGGCGATGAGCGCCATGCTGGCAGCAGGGGAAACGGTGACCGTTGCCGACAGCAGCGAATATGTCGTCATGCCGGGCAAAGAGGAAGCGGAACGCCCCACGGCTACGCTGCACCATTACGTAGCGGGGTCTAAGGAATGGTATTATAAGACGTCTTGGAAAAGATCATAA
- a CDS encoding class I SAM-dependent methyltransferase yields the protein MVSPIEATLDDFVRQYENTGACNDDIFETFTRNTDRYPFLKEHRDYIEQHRLGYGDRAFHYMWYLIIRHVQSRQLKPDMLEIGVFKGQVVSLWSLIAQTTLPELRVTGITPLSGKKIPGKWERFFKARFSAQYRKDLRDGNFYEETDYLRIIEGLFRRFSLEFTKFRLIRGYSTDGGVRGQVAGERFSVIYIDGDHSYDTVVLDIRNFSGLIVPGGLLVMDDASCDLPGTKFWKGHQGVSEACRTIESFGFKNILNVGHNRIYQKDK from the coding sequence ATGGTTTCACCAATAGAGGCGACGCTTGATGATTTTGTCAGGCAATACGAAAACACCGGAGCATGCAATGATGATATTTTCGAAACGTTTACCCGCAATACGGACCGCTACCCCTTTTTAAAAGAACACCGCGATTATATCGAGCAGCACCGGCTGGGATATGGCGACCGGGCATTTCATTATATGTGGTATCTGATCATCCGGCATGTCCAGTCCCGGCAATTAAAACCCGATATGCTTGAAATTGGCGTCTTTAAAGGGCAAGTGGTGTCCCTGTGGTCCCTGATTGCACAAACTACGCTCCCCGAATTGCGTGTAACGGGCATTACGCCGCTTAGCGGCAAGAAGATTCCGGGCAAATGGGAACGCTTTTTTAAAGCCAGGTTTTCCGCACAATACAGGAAGGACCTCCGGGACGGAAATTTCTACGAGGAAACTGATTATCTCCGGATCATCGAAGGCCTGTTTCGCCGTTTTTCCCTCGAATTCACAAAGTTTCGCCTGATCCGGGGCTACTCTACGGACGGCGGGGTGCGCGGCCAGGTTGCCGGCGAGCGTTTTTCGGTGATCTACATCGATGGAGATCACAGTTACGACACGGTTGTCCTGGATATCCGGAACTTCTCCGGGCTGATCGTTCCGGGCGGTTTGCTGGTCATGGATGACGCATCCTGTGATCTTCCCGGAACAAAGTTCTGGAAGGGCCACCAGGGAGTTTCAGAAGCCTGCCGGACGATTGAAAGCTTTGGTTTTAAAAATATACTCAACGTAGGTCACAACCGTATTTATCAAAAGGACAAATGA
- a CDS encoding acyltransferase produces the protein MVRKFLLFLPYLARVIRLKLRGIFVDLSSKVAGGASLRLTPAGIRYGSIRVGKSCEIGRGAVLRTFGGEISIGCHTFLGEYTIIYGHGGVTIGDHTLIAAQTCIVSSNHTVPGKETLIRSEPDILLPVTIGHDVWIGAGCKILGGVTIGDGCVVGAGSVVSRDLPPYSISVGVPAKVIRYRE, from the coding sequence ATGGTTCGTAAATTCCTTCTTTTTCTTCCATACCTTGCCCGGGTGATCCGGTTAAAGCTGCGAGGTATCTTTGTCGATCTATCCTCGAAAGTAGCCGGCGGAGCCAGTTTAAGGCTCACACCTGCTGGTATCCGGTATGGCAGCATCCGTGTTGGTAAAAGTTGCGAGATTGGCCGTGGCGCCGTACTGCGTACCTTCGGAGGCGAGATATCGATCGGCTGTCATACTTTCCTGGGTGAATATACGATCATTTACGGCCACGGGGGCGTGACTATCGGGGACCATACGCTGATCGCGGCGCAAACCTGTATTGTATCTTCCAATCATACGGTCCCGGGGAAAGAAACACTCATCCGCTCGGAGCCGGATATCCTGCTGCCGGTCACCATCGGCCATGACGTCTGGATCGGTGCGGGCTGCAAGATCCTTGGAGGGGTGACCATTGGCGACGGCTGCGTGGTCGGTGCCGGTTCTGTCGTGTCCCGGGACCTTCCGCCTTACAGCATCTCCGTGGGTGTACCCGCGAAAGTTATCCGTTACCGGGAATAA
- a CDS encoding glycosyltransferase family 2 protein: protein MEKIIMERELVSVIIPAYNAGPYIAATVRSVLEQTYRPIEVIVVNDGSTDDTAGIIDELSQAGDLIRVINMENRGASAARNAGFRVARGGLIKFLDGDDLINPVMIEEQVKLAERHRHSVITCRWGRFSNDEHGALRMANEDCWRTLPPDEWLCSSWKDGRPMTNPGLFLIPKKIADIAGNWDERLSLLDDTEYFTRIVLASEQVVFCSEAILSYRSGVPGSLSGKNSRAAFLSAFRAIEKTTTAFSGRCPSPEVRRTCANIWQSFIYWVYPAHPDLIAAAGKQRAKYGSATLAYPASGYLLLLQRFLGWKLIKKIKIWFHQ from the coding sequence TTGGAAAAGATCATAATGGAAAGGGAGCTGGTTTCTGTCATTATCCCGGCGTATAATGCCGGTCCTTATATTGCCGCTACCGTCCGCTCCGTCCTGGAGCAAACTTACAGGCCGATCGAGGTCATCGTGGTCAACGACGGTTCGACAGACGATACAGCCGGCATCATTGACGAATTGTCCCAAGCGGGAGATCTGATCCGGGTGATCAATATGGAGAACAGGGGCGCTTCGGCCGCCCGCAACGCGGGATTCCGTGTTGCTCGGGGCGGACTGATCAAATTCCTGGACGGGGATGACCTGATCAACCCGGTGATGATCGAAGAGCAGGTAAAACTGGCGGAGCGGCACCGGCATAGCGTTATCACGTGCCGCTGGGGGCGATTCAGCAACGACGAACACGGCGCATTGCGGATGGCAAACGAAGATTGCTGGCGGACATTACCACCAGATGAATGGCTTTGCAGTTCCTGGAAGGACGGCAGACCGATGACCAACCCGGGCCTCTTCCTGATCCCCAAGAAAATTGCGGACATCGCAGGCAACTGGGATGAGCGCCTGTCGCTTCTTGATGATACCGAATACTTTACGCGTATTGTCCTGGCTTCGGAACAAGTGGTCTTTTGCAGCGAGGCCATACTTTCCTACCGGTCCGGCGTGCCCGGCAGCCTTTCCGGTAAAAACTCCCGCGCCGCCTTCCTTTCAGCCTTCCGGGCGATCGAAAAAACGACAACTGCCTTTTCAGGCCGCTGCCCGTCTCCGGAAGTCCGCAGGACGTGCGCGAATATATGGCAGAGCTTTATTTACTGGGTGTACCCGGCTCACCCCGACCTTATCGCTGCTGCAGGAAAACAAAGGGCGAAATACGGCAGCGCCACCCTGGCTTACCCGGCGTCTGGTTATTTGCTGCTGTTGCAGAGATTTTTAGGCTGGAAATTGATAAAAAAAATAAAAATATGGTTTCACCAATAG
- a CDS encoding glycosyltransferase, translating into MNRNKDRERLKIAITADAELPVPPALYGGIERIIDMLVSGLMTLGHEVTLFAHRDSNVRCRLVPYGAEGNKAADVVRNTWAVSKTIFGGGFDVLHSFGRLAYLSPLLPLRLPKLMSYQREPTIRQIKRAAGLSAHGSLRFTGCSDYITGQIKPYATAETVYNCIDPARYDLGMPAAGDAPLVFLGRIEPIKGAHTAITIAQKTGRKLVIAGNVPAQEQDYFNTRIRPFLNEQVTYTGPVDDRQKNELLKRGLALLMPIQWNEPFGIVMIEAMACGTPVIGFDRGAVREVVQHGVTGYYGNTMEELTEWVGQVHSLDRKLIRDITEAHFSAGVIVRQYEDLYYRMTRKK; encoded by the coding sequence GTGAACAGGAACAAAGATCGTGAGCGGTTGAAGATCGCTATAACGGCCGACGCAGAGCTGCCGGTACCACCTGCCCTTTACGGCGGGATCGAACGCATTATAGACATGCTCGTCTCGGGCCTGATGACGCTTGGGCACGAGGTGACCCTGTTTGCCCACCGCGACTCCAATGTGCGCTGCCGGCTGGTACCCTATGGCGCCGAAGGCAACAAGGCCGCCGACGTCGTCAGGAACACCTGGGCGGTGAGCAAGACGATCTTCGGCGGAGGGTTTGACGTGTTACACAGTTTCGGGCGGCTGGCTTATCTTTCCCCGCTGCTGCCGCTCCGGTTGCCCAAACTGATGAGTTATCAACGAGAACCGACCATCCGGCAAATCAAAAGGGCGGCCGGTCTTTCGGCACACGGGAGTCTGCGGTTCACGGGCTGCAGCGATTATATTACCGGCCAAATAAAGCCCTACGCCACGGCTGAAACCGTTTACAATTGCATCGACCCGGCGCGGTATGACCTGGGCATGCCTGCCGCCGGCGATGCCCCGCTGGTGTTCCTTGGAAGAATTGAGCCGATTAAAGGCGCGCATACCGCGATAACAATTGCGCAGAAGACGGGCAGGAAACTGGTCATAGCAGGTAATGTTCCTGCGCAGGAACAGGACTATTTCAACACCCGTATCCGTCCTTTTCTGAATGAACAGGTGACCTATACGGGACCCGTCGACGACCGGCAAAAAAACGAGCTCCTGAAACGCGGACTGGCGCTGCTGATGCCTATCCAGTGGAACGAGCCCTTTGGAATCGTCATGATCGAGGCAATGGCCTGCGGAACGCCGGTCATCGGGTTCGATCGCGGCGCGGTTCGCGAAGTCGTTCAGCACGGCGTTACCGGCTATTACGGTAATACCATGGAGGAGCTAACCGAATGGGTGGGGCAGGTTCATTCGCTGGACCGGAAACTTATCCGGGATATTACCGAAGCGCATTTTTCAGCCGGGGTGATCGTGCGGCAATACGAGGATCTTTATTACCGGATGACCCGCAAAAAATGA
- a CDS encoding alpha-1,2-fucosyltransferase, translating to MIVTRLQGGLGNQMFQYAAALKLAVSHGTKLYLDTRSLSASAGTTDITPRRYALDAFHVSAETAPGAVLDGIFEKKGFNSVFKRIMNRRVRIYREGVMAFDTRLENIRPPVYLDGYWQSEKYFIDIEPKIRAEFSFSENLLSAGDVHWLNRLKACESVAVHVRRGDYISSVPVRERHGVCGAEYYEDAMRLLNERFAGLNFFIFSDEPPWVKEQMLFRAPGCYIVDQRPAGSPDGADLYLMSNCRHHIIANSTYSWWAAWLNGYEEKVVIAPKNWFKVPPDGFKPDDLIPEKWIKL from the coding sequence ATGATCGTGACCCGTCTTCAGGGAGGTTTGGGTAACCAGATGTTTCAATATGCCGCAGCCCTGAAACTGGCGGTCAGTCACGGCACGAAATTATACCTGGATACGCGTTCGTTAAGCGCTTCCGCAGGGACAACCGATATCACCCCCAGGCGTTATGCCCTTGATGCTTTTCATGTCAGTGCTGAAACGGCGCCCGGGGCGGTGCTGGACGGGATATTTGAGAAAAAAGGCTTCAATAGCGTATTCAAGCGCATCATGAACCGCCGGGTCCGCATTTACCGCGAAGGAGTGATGGCCTTTGACACGAGGCTTGAAAATATCCGTCCGCCTGTCTACCTGGACGGGTACTGGCAGAGCGAAAAATACTTTATCGACATTGAACCAAAGATACGCGCAGAATTTTCGTTCAGCGAAAACCTGTTAAGTGCAGGGGACGTGCATTGGTTAAACCGCTTGAAGGCCTGTGAATCCGTGGCTGTCCATGTACGCCGCGGCGACTATATCAGCTCTGTCCCGGTTAGGGAGCGTCACGGTGTTTGCGGAGCCGAATACTATGAAGATGCGATGCGCCTGTTGAACGAACGCTTCGCCGGCCTGAACTTTTTTATTTTTTCGGATGAACCCCCTTGGGTAAAGGAACAAATGCTTTTCCGCGCACCTGGCTGCTATATAGTTGACCAGCGACCTGCCGGTTCCCCGGATGGCGCCGATCTGTACCTGATGAGCAATTGCCGCCATCACATCATTGCTAACAGTACCTATAGCTGGTGGGCGGCCTGGCTGAACGGATATGAAGAAAAAGTGGTCATCGCACCCAAAAACTGGTTTAAGGTACCCCCCGATGGATTTAAGCCGGATGACCTTATTCCTGAAAAATGGATAAAGCTATAG
- a CDS encoding class I SAM-dependent methyltransferase: MGNIKDIIKKAAGLTSGTTVGLGNEINRSEWLRNVLQQVPAGSRLLDAGAGEQPYRPFCSHLHYVSQDIGEYDGKGEVGLQTERWDFGKLDIVSDIASIPEPDGAFDAILCSEVIEHIPDPVRVFGEFSRLLRPGGHLILTAPFCSLTHFAPNHFCTGFSRFFYEYHLDANGFELSELSYNGNYFGYLAQELLRLNSVAQKYTASPLSRSERIRINKLLKTIERLDGADSGSRELLCYGIHIHARKR; encoded by the coding sequence ATGGGAAATATCAAAGACATCATCAAAAAAGCCGCAGGACTCACATCGGGGACCACGGTTGGGCTGGGTAATGAAATCAACCGAAGCGAATGGCTTAGGAATGTCCTTCAGCAGGTACCTGCCGGTTCCAGGCTGCTGGACGCGGGTGCAGGTGAACAGCCCTACCGTCCATTTTGCAGTCATTTGCACTACGTGAGCCAGGACATTGGGGAATACGACGGCAAGGGGGAAGTGGGCTTGCAAACGGAGCGCTGGGACTTCGGAAAGCTTGACATCGTCAGTGACATCGCCAGTATCCCTGAACCCGATGGCGCCTTTGACGCCATATTATGCAGCGAAGTGATTGAGCATATCCCTGACCCGGTCAGGGTCTTCGGGGAATTTTCGCGCCTGCTTCGCCCGGGCGGGCACCTGATCCTTACCGCTCCTTTTTGCAGCCTGACCCATTTTGCGCCCAATCATTTCTGCACTGGCTTCAGCCGGTTTTTCTATGAGTATCACCTGGACGCCAACGGTTTCGAACTGAGCGAACTCAGCTATAACGGCAACTATTTTGGATACCTCGCGCAGGAGTTGCTCCGGCTGAATTCGGTCGCTCAGAAATATACTGCTTCCCCGCTTAGCCGGAGCGAGCGGATACGCATCAACAAACTCCTTAAAACGATTGAGCGCCTGGACGGCGCCGATAGCGGTTCTCGGGAACTGTTATGTTATGGGATACACATCCATGCCCGTAAACGATGA
- a CDS encoding glycosyltransferase family 2 protein: MSRTRVRVYLFTYRRNGTLVRSIESLRRQTFGGWVCEIHNDEPTNIFPADHIASLGDARFTVVNHPANLGPTKTFNMAFGGCPEEFISILEDDNWWEPDFLSTMLGAMDEHPEVQVAWANLRIWRESAGDQWTDTGQTVWPAGDQAKLLHFPQYRQAYTALHSNGAMLVRNSDLAQLRTPEAILFDFAETIRERAYRHPLLLVSLPLANFAQTVSTGRSASFKYRQEHCLLLIDSFLQCVPISAAGAEKLWTEVRGNGYRSYLMLMYTGLCCRSSRKLLGKATALEWFNFILYNIRHPSVLSGCLRAKTVYAELWHYLLENTKARVREQEQRS; encoded by the coding sequence ATGAGCCGGACAAGGGTACGGGTTTATTTGTTTACCTACAGGCGAAACGGGACGCTCGTCAGGAGCATTGAAAGCCTGCGGCGGCAGACCTTCGGCGGATGGGTTTGTGAGATCCACAATGACGAACCTACCAATATCTTTCCGGCTGACCATATTGCGTCACTGGGCGACGCAAGGTTCACGGTGGTCAACCATCCGGCGAACCTCGGGCCGACAAAAACCTTTAACATGGCATTTGGTGGTTGTCCCGAGGAATTTATATCGATCCTCGAAGATGACAACTGGTGGGAACCTGATTTCCTGTCAACCATGCTGGGGGCAATGGATGAACACCCTGAGGTCCAGGTGGCGTGGGCAAACCTGCGTATCTGGCGGGAAAGCGCCGGCGACCAGTGGACCGATACCGGTCAGACCGTGTGGCCCGCCGGGGATCAGGCAAAGCTGCTTCATTTTCCGCAATACCGCCAGGCCTACACGGCGCTGCATTCGAACGGCGCCATGCTGGTACGGAACAGTGACCTTGCGCAGTTAAGAACACCCGAAGCTATTTTATTTGATTTTGCTGAAACGATCCGGGAACGTGCATACCGGCATCCTTTATTGTTGGTTTCCCTGCCCCTGGCGAATTTTGCACAGACGGTCAGCACAGGAAGATCCGCGTCTTTTAAATATCGTCAGGAGCATTGTCTGCTGCTGATTGACAGTTTCCTTCAATGTGTACCCATATCTGCCGCCGGAGCGGAAAAGTTATGGACCGAGGTCAGGGGAAACGGTTACCGGTCCTACCTGATGCTGATGTACACCGGTCTTTGCTGCCGCTCCAGCAGGAAACTGCTCGGCAAAGCCACCGCCCTGGAATGGTTTAATTTCATTCTTTATAATATCAGGCACCCTTCGGTGCTGTCGGGCTGCCTGCGTGCAAAGACGGTCTACGCAGAATTATGGCATTACCTTTTAGAGAACACCAAAGCAAGGGTACGTGAACAGGAACAAAGATCGTGA
- a CDS encoding glycosyltransferase family 2 protein, which yields MDKAIDQQPLVSVIMPVYNSAPYLREAVESILNQSYRHFEFLIFNDGSTDESGAILASYRDERIKLTDCGENKGYIHWLNEGIKNAKGVYIARMDSDDVALAGRLEKQVSYLQEHAAIGLCGCRVQPIRDGLLGKIWDYPVSDAAIRIAFLFQNPLAHPAVLIRRGLLEQYQLFYDAAYYPAEDYFMWFRLRDKTQFHNLDEVLLHYRLHDRQTSNLADHQGISGKSVQKHFVRESQLCDENVLHLFEKLIMERWKRTPDHLIAAGDLLYGMVVRNRQVRAFDDRLFTGKAGKVFWSKCYFATHKYCNGIKIFRQHPLGKLNKVPLNELFKAFLKTFLS from the coding sequence ATGGATAAAGCTATAGATCAACAACCGCTGGTCTCGGTGATCATGCCGGTATACAACTCCGCTCCATACCTCCGCGAAGCGGTAGAAAGTATTCTAAATCAATCCTACCGTCATTTTGAGTTCCTCATTTTTAACGACGGGTCAACCGATGAAAGCGGCGCCATACTGGCGTCTTACCGAGATGAACGGATAAAATTGACGGACTGCGGGGAAAACAAGGGCTATATCCACTGGCTGAACGAAGGTATTAAAAACGCAAAAGGCGTGTATATCGCACGCATGGACAGTGATGACGTCGCCTTGGCCGGGCGTCTGGAGAAGCAGGTGAGTTATCTGCAGGAACACGCAGCGATCGGCCTTTGCGGGTGCCGGGTACAGCCTATCCGCGACGGGTTACTGGGAAAAATATGGGATTACCCGGTTTCCGATGCGGCTATCAGGATCGCTTTCCTGTTTCAAAACCCGCTGGCTCACCCGGCTGTGCTGATACGGCGCGGGCTGCTGGAACAATACCAGTTGTTTTACGATGCAGCATATTATCCGGCAGAGGATTATTTCATGTGGTTCCGGTTACGGGATAAGACCCAATTTCACAACCTGGACGAGGTGCTGCTTCACTACCGCCTGCATGACCGGCAAACGAGTAACCTTGCGGACCATCAGGGTATTTCCGGCAAAAGCGTGCAAAAACATTTTGTCCGCGAATCGCAGCTGTGCGACGAAAACGTACTGCACCTTTTTGAAAAGTTGATCATGGAGCGCTGGAAGCGCACGCCGGATCACCTCATAGCAGCCGGGGACCTGTTGTATGGCATGGTGGTCAGGAACCGGCAGGTGAGGGCGTTTGACGACAGGCTTTTTACCGGCAAGGCCGGCAAGGTATTCTGGAGCAAATGTTATTTCGCGACACATAAGTATTGTAACGGTATAAAAATTTTCCGTCAGCACCCGCTGGGTAAATTGAACAAGGTCCCTTTGAACGAATTGTTCAAAGCTTTTCTGAAAACTTTCCTGAGTTGA
- a CDS encoding glycosyltransferase yields MLLSVIIPTYNPNPERLSRVLEALRDQSLGPQHWQLVIVDNNSSNGVLGHMDLSWHPNHQIVAEKKQGLTFGRIAGFRRALGDVLVLVDDDNVLARDYLSLVTTYFSRDPALGSAGGRITASFDGYQPQEWTRPFWNMLAIRDPGNRDLAASSLSGGYPAFAPVGAGMAVRKALVDGYIREVSDAPGAITDRTGNSLASGGDNEINIWVLKQGYKTAYFPKLSIRHIIPASRLEKGYLARLNYESTRSWAELLRRYDLCPWDTVPGWSVGLRKIKSWFVFAAWRSPSGYVKWRGACGLYEGLIKKPD; encoded by the coding sequence ATGTTATTATCTGTCATCATACCTACCTACAACCCGAACCCGGAAAGGCTGTCCCGTGTTTTGGAAGCGCTCCGCGATCAATCGCTCGGGCCGCAGCACTGGCAGCTGGTCATCGTGGATAATAATTCATCAAACGGCGTTCTTGGTCATATGGATCTTTCCTGGCACCCGAACCATCAGATCGTTGCAGAAAAGAAACAAGGCTTGACTTTCGGCCGTATCGCAGGCTTTCGGCGTGCACTGGGGGATGTGCTGGTGCTGGTCGATGACGACAATGTGCTTGCACGGGATTATTTATCGCTTGTTACGACATATTTTAGCCGTGACCCGGCACTGGGGTCGGCCGGCGGCCGTATCACGGCATCATTTGACGGCTACCAGCCGCAGGAATGGACCCGGCCTTTCTGGAATATGCTGGCTATCCGCGACCCAGGGAACCGGGACCTGGCCGCTTCTTCCCTTTCGGGCGGCTATCCTGCCTTCGCCCCAGTCGGCGCCGGCATGGCGGTGAGGAAAGCGCTGGTGGACGGTTATATCAGGGAGGTATCAGATGCCCCGGGGGCGATTACCGACCGCACGGGCAATAGTCTGGCTTCCGGGGGCGACAATGAGATCAATATCTGGGTATTAAAACAAGGGTATAAGACTGCTTATTTCCCGAAACTCAGTATCCGGCACATCATCCCCGCCTCCCGGTTGGAAAAGGGTTACCTCGCACGGCTGAATTATGAGTCTACCCGGTCGTGGGCGGAATTATTGCGACGCTACGACCTGTGTCCCTGGGATACGGTGCCCGGCTGGTCCGTGGGTCTCCGGAAAATCAAATCCTGGTTCGTATTCGCGGCCTGGCGCAGCCCGTCGGGCTATGTGAAATGGCGGGGCGCATGCGGTTTATATGAAGGTCTTATCAAAAAACCTGACTGA
- a CDS encoding FkbM family methyltransferase, giving the protein MSLKKFEKNIRSQFGEDGIIEEIFERIGVTDKTCVEFGAWDGIHFGNTWNLWHQSGWRTLLIEGDPDKYKLLVSNTSGHANVTPLLAFVTDSGPDALDNILRRQQFPARIDLLSIDIDGDDYYILESLRDFTPRVIIIEYNPTIPPDMEVVQEKGGYFGSSALSLLKLGREKGYKLAHITATNLILVAANEFDKLRFAEPSLDEIFVRNNLVYLISSYGGSTFLAGELNYAQLGQNATDAAAYPRFRYNGVKPIQPVRLQPVTDHSFSGKSLRFLKRLVKSTPVYAGWLRRKAERAGLQELRQWEASGKPLPPPQLHKRNVIREYATAHKIGVLVETGTYYGDTLAACRKTFDKVYSVELDKHLFELARHRFRNDKNVFLCQGDSGEVIGEILPAIREKCVFWLDGHYSEGVTAKGELNTPVLKELTHILAHRVKEHVILIDDARCFDGTNDYPTLNALENFVREHDKDLKFAVEDDIIRIHH; this is encoded by the coding sequence ATGAGTCTAAAAAAATTTGAAAAAAACATCAGGTCTCAATTCGGGGAAGACGGCATCATTGAAGAAATATTTGAACGGATCGGGGTTACTGACAAGACTTGCGTCGAGTTTGGAGCCTGGGACGGCATCCATTTTGGCAATACCTGGAACCTGTGGCACCAAAGCGGTTGGCGAACCCTGCTTATTGAAGGTGACCCGGATAAATATAAGTTGCTGGTCAGCAATACTTCAGGCCATGCGAACGTTACGCCGTTGCTTGCTTTTGTGACAGACAGCGGGCCCGATGCCCTGGACAATATCTTGCGCCGGCAGCAATTCCCGGCACGGATAGACCTGCTTTCCATCGACATCGACGGGGATGATTATTACATACTGGAAAGCCTCAGGGACTTTACGCCGAGGGTAATTATTATTGAGTACAATCCAACGATACCTCCGGATATGGAGGTTGTCCAGGAAAAGGGGGGATATTTCGGTTCCTCGGCTCTTTCCCTGCTGAAACTGGGCCGCGAAAAGGGCTACAAACTGGCGCACATCACCGCGACGAATTTGATCCTGGTTGCGGCAAACGAGTTTGACAAATTGCGGTTTGCCGAGCCTTCGCTGGACGAGATTTTCGTGAGGAATAACCTGGTCTACCTCATTTCGTCTTACGGCGGGAGCACATTCCTTGCAGGCGAACTTAATTATGCGCAACTCGGGCAAAATGCAACAGATGCCGCTGCCTACCCGCGGTTCCGCTATAACGGCGTGAAGCCTATCCAGCCTGTGCGCCTGCAACCGGTCACCGATCATTCCTTTTCCGGTAAAAGTCTGCGGTTCTTAAAAAGGCTGGTTAAAAGTACGCCGGTTTATGCCGGGTGGCTCAGGAGAAAAGCGGAAAGGGCCGGGTTGCAGGAGCTTCGGCAATGGGAAGCTTCGGGTAAGCCGCTCCCTCCCCCGCAGTTGCATAAACGAAATGTTATCCGGGAATATGCCACTGCACATAAGATCGGGGTATTGGTGGAAACGGGGACCTATTACGGGGATACGCTGGCGGCGTGCCGTAAAACCTTTGACAAGGTTTATTCGGTCGAGCTTGACAAACACCTGTTCGAACTTGCCCGGCACAGGTTTCGCAATGACAAAAATGTATTTCTCTGCCAGGGCGATTCGGGTGAGGTGATCGGAGAGATTTTGCCCGCCATCCGTGAGAAATGTGTTTTCTGGCTCGACGGCCATTATTCGGAAGGCGTAACGGCTAAGGGCGAACTGAATACGCCTGTATTAAAAGAGCTGACGCATATCCTGGCCCACCGGGTCAAAGAACATGTTATCCTGATCGACGATGCGCGATGTTTTGACGGCACCAACGACTACCCAACGCTGAACGCCCTGGAAAATTTCGTCAGGGAGCATGACAAAGATTTAAAATTTGCGGTCGAGGACGACATTATCCGGATTCATCACTAA